Below is a window of Syntrophorhabdus sp. DNA.
TCGCTCAAATACAGGAAGGCCTCGTTGTCAGATGCAACAGCTAAAACAACTTCGTTAGGCCTCAGGGACAGGATGTCCGCCTTTCCCATAGTCCGCGCATCGCCTTTGGTCCCTCTTCTGTGGGGATCCGAGATCACCACTTCTCTCTTCAGATCGATCTTCTCATCTCGCAGCATGTTGATGACGCGCTGATCACTTTCGACAAAGTGCCCCTTGCCGCAAACAAAAGATCGCCTTGAATGTCTCACGTACTCATAAAGGTATGCCTTCTTGTCGCCCAGCGTCTCCTGCCTGACAAGCCTGAAACCCTCGTCCTTTACCTCATAAGACGTGATGATATGCCTCGTACCAGTAAGATCAAAATACCTCTGACCTGTTTCAATCTTTCTTCCGCATGAACTAATAGTCGTGAAAAGGTCTTCGTAGAACACCCTCATGACCTCTGCACCTCCGACACTGTACAGCATGAACATCGACGCGTACGGAGAAGATGCAATGGGCTTCCCATATAGAACATACTCAAAATCCTTTTCAGTTTTCGGCGTCACAAAGTATCGGCTGGTTTCTCTGTTTGCAGACAAAGCTTCTACGAACCCGGTCTTTGCAGTAAACCATTTCCAAGGAACTCTCCCGTAATATCCGTAATTTGCAAGAAACAGGTCGATCACCAGGACCACGACAATACCAACCCCGATCCATTTTCTGCTGTTTGCGCGCAGGTACAGGTAGAGCATCACACAAAACAGGAAGGAGATGAACAAGAACCTCTTGAGGTTGTGCAGATTGAACCATATTTCATTAAAGACAGGCGGTTTGATGCCATGCTCGTTAAGATATCCGGATATATGCCCATCAAAAACGTTTGCGCATCCCCAGATCAGCAGGAACACGATACCTGTGCCCAGAAAGCATTTAACGAGTATTCTTGTCTTCTGCTCTCCCCTCTCCACCTGTTCGCGAAGACTGTCAAATCCAAACCCGGCAGTGACTGAGACAACAAAGAAGAACAGAAAAAGAAACTTCACAGGATACCGTATCCCGCTAAAAGGTGGAATCTTGTACAGAACCTTGTAAAGCGGGGTGTTGCCCCCGAGTGCAAAGATCAAAGACAGGACAACGAGCCCGAGCAATAGCCATCGTTTCCTGTCCCTTCCAATGGAATAGAAGACAGACAGAACAAAGGGAACCATTCCCAGATAGATTGTCTTGAGCCAGGATTGGTTGCCCCAGTACTTCTGATCACTCTGGCCATATCCAAAAGGGTCTGGTAAAAAGAACTGCACAAAGTCCTTCCAGGCCAATGACCAGGTTATCGCCTCTCTGTATGGCAAACCCGTAACCCGTATACTATGCTGCTTCAGCTCGTAAAAAGGCAGGAATTGAGCAGAGACAAGGAGGGAAAACAAGAAGACAACGAGGAAGAACACTTTCCATGGAAACAGCAATGCTACATCCTTGGCGACAATCGTCTTCCCGAACAGTGCCAACATGAGCATGACCGGTATGGTCAACATGACAATCTCGGGTGCCCCGGCAAGGAATTCCATGGCAAGAAACACTGCGGTTAAGATGATATGTCGCGCCCGACCACTATCGAGAGACTTTATGAAGAAAAGGACCACAAGCGGGAACCATGACACCGATAAGAGGTGAGGCAAGAGGTTATGCACGGACACAAGATATCCCGAGAGCATGAAGACAATGCCCCCGACAAATGAGCCGGCACGCGACACCTTGAGATATTGGAGCAGAAAGTATACACCGACACCCGCGAGAGCGAAATGAAGGACGATCAGCCAGTTCCAAACGATATTAAAAGGTAAAAGAAGATAAAGAACATGCGGCGGGTAAAAGACACCAGGCTGCAGAGTTGCCAGAAGAGGGATTCCGCTGTAGTTATAGGGATTCCACAATGGCATTTCGCCCGACTGTACAACCGACACCCAGAGAAGCCTGGGAGGAATAAAGAAAGGAGCGAGATCTCGCTCCGAAAACACAAGGACACCCGACAAGACCGGATGGAAGAAAAGACAACTGATGCAGGTAAATAGCAGTATATAGATTACGGACAAAATCGAAAAATCAGAACAACCTCATATTCTCCGGAATCACCAGTTAGCGCAAGTCTGCACGTCACCGGCAGCGGCCACCCAAGAGGTACAAACTATGCCAGCTGGAGTTGTTGGCAAAGCAGCGTCGGTAAGGATAGTAAAAGTATACGTGTACCCACCCGGGAGAAAGAATGAGAAGGTCTTCGCCCCAACAGCTGATGATGTGACACCCTGTATATTGGCAGCACCTACTATAGTGCCGCTGCCTATAAGCGTTACCATATCGTAGTTCCCGGAACCTTTCAGGTTCGCCTCGGCATAGTAAAGCGCACTTGCGCCCCTTAATGCCGCGAGGATACCCTGAGCCGATGCGTGTGATGCCTGCTCTTTAATTTCCATGTACTTCGGCACCGCAACCGCCGCGAGTATGCCGATGATGATTATGACGATGATCAGTTCTATCAGCGTAAAACCTTTATTGTTCTTGAGCGTCTTCATTGGTGTGCCTCCTGGTAGCGCGTTCTGCTGCAATGTACCTTAAGGTTAGTGCAAATTCTGTGCCGCCATCGAATCATCCAATACAGGCAATGTGTTGAGATCTTTTCTTTATACCTTAGAGCATTCTAAATTGCAACAGATATAACAATACCAACGGTTGACACCCGATGAAAATCGTTCCCGAAAGGGGTCCCACTCCCGGGAAGCGTCAGCGACAGGCGTCAAGCTGTGAAAGAACAACAATTTTTGTAAAGAAGAACAACAATTTTTGTAGCTCCATCATGTTTCTATCTCGTATTTCTTTACCCGATACCACATGCTGCGCTCCGATATCCCGAGAAGCTTCGCCGCCTTCGCCTGCGACCCCTGGACCTTTTTGAGGGCGTCAACGATCATGCTCTTCTCCAGGACCG
It encodes the following:
- a CDS encoding YfhO family protein — translated: MPLWNPYNYSGIPLLATLQPGVFYPPHVLYLLLPFNIVWNWLIVLHFALAGVGVYFLLQYLKVSRAGSFVGGIVFMLSGYLVSVHNLLPHLLSVSWFPLVVLFFIKSLDSGRARHIILTAVFLAMEFLAGAPEIVMLTIPVMLMLALFGKTIVAKDVALLFPWKVFFLVVFLFSLLVSAQFLPFYELKQHSIRVTGLPYREAITWSLAWKDFVQFFLPDPFGYGQSDQKYWGNQSWLKTIYLGMVPFVLSVFYSIGRDRKRWLLLGLVVLSLIFALGGNTPLYKVLYKIPPFSGIRYPVKFLFLFFFVVSVTAGFGFDSLREQVERGEQKTRILVKCFLGTGIVFLLIWGCANVFDGHISGYLNEHGIKPPVFNEIWFNLHNLKRFLFISFLFCVMLYLYLRANSRKWIGVGIVVVLVIDLFLANYGYYGRVPWKWFTAKTGFVEALSANRETSRYFVTPKTEKDFEYVLYGKPIASSPYASMFMLYSVGGAEVMRVFYEDLFTTISSCGRKIETGQRYFDLTGTRHIITSYEVKDEGFRLVRQETLGDKKAYLYEYVRHSRRSFVCGKGHFVESDQRVINMLRDEKIDLKREVVISDPHRRGTKGDARTMGKADILSLRPNEVVLAVASDNEAFLYLSDTYYPGWRAYVDGRETKIYRANLAFRAIEVPKGRHTVVFRYVPMSFYIGLVLTLIGIALCVWLWRRDGRKAVVPGVWQEGDIPGSENAGT
- a CDS encoding prepilin-type N-terminal cleavage/methylation domain-containing protein, coding for MKTLKNNKGFTLIELIIVIIIIGILAAVAVPKYMEIKEQASHASAQGILAALRGASALYYAEANLKGSGNYDMVTLIGSGTIVGAANIQGVTSSAVGAKTFSFFLPGGYTYTFTILTDAALPTTPAGIVCTSWVAAAGDVQTCANW